The following is a genomic window from Pedobacter sp. KBS0701.
ATTTGGTTTCAACACGAAAGGATTATTATAATCTTGTAAAGAACCAACTTGAACTTGGGACATAACCAGCCCCGGTCTGATTTATTTCACGATAAAGGAACGTCGTATAGACTAATACATCATAAATAGCAAAGCCAATTACCTGTTAACCAATAAGGACAGCGCCGCGGTCGTCATCCTCGGATTGATTACCTGCGCCCGCTGTTACCGCTTGTTTAGGCTTTACCTCTGTTGCCTGTTCGCTTTTGCCGGTTACTGAAAACAGTTTAATAGTATCGCAGGTGCAAATTAATCTTGACTGCAAACCTTTGGTTTGGCTTTGGTAGGCTTGTGCTTCCACCCACCTGGAAATCTCTACTACTGCGCCTTTGCGGAGGTACTCGGCAAGGTCGGTATTGCGCCAATAGGTTTAATTAACGAACATGGCTTTTCCCTTTTTTTCGCCCGCTTTGTTCTTTCATTTTTCGTTAATGGCTACGGTAAAATTGATAAGACTTTTGTCTTTAACCGTTTTAACCTCTTTATTTCCGGTTAAATCTTCCTGTGAATAACATAATTTTAATCTTTGGGCTGAATTATATTTTAATGCTTGTTTCTGGTCGTTTTAACCAGTTGAAAAGAAAGATAATTTAAAAAATTCTCCCGATAGGTCTCACCGATACTAATTTTAAGATTGTTGTTTAAATAGATTGAAGAGCCTTCTATATAGTTAATATGCTCGGTGGAAATGATGAATGCACGGTGAAATTGTTTAAATTCTTTTCGCTTTTGAGTTAGCTCTTTGATGTCCGCTAAAGTCAAGTATACTGTTAAAATTCTATTTTCAATCATGTGAATTTTAACATAATTATGAATGCTTTCAAATGCAATGACATCATCATACGCAACCTTAACAATTCTTAAATTTTCATCCTTATTTTTTACTAAAAAGTGGTTTTCCGTTATTTTAGAACCAGGTATAATGGGAAATAATCTGTCAATAGTAGCTGCGAATTTGACAAAAGTATAAGGCTTTAGCAAAAATGAATCACCTGCAACTTCATAAGCGTCAAATGCATATCGCGAATGCGAGGTTGTAAAAATAAGTCTTTTTGTTTTTGATCGTAATAGTCCGGCAAGCTCAATTCCCGAAATATTTGGCATATCGATGTCCATAAATATGATATCAATACTTTGATGGCTATCAACTTTATCTAATGCTGCTTCAGGCTTTAGATACACCCCTATTACACTTATTCTTGGAACAAGTTTGATGTATTTAAGCAGGGCATCAACAGCAAACTGTTCATCATCTATTATTATGCAATTTAACATTTTTGCAATCAAGTTAATTTTAATCAATACAATATGTAATTTAATTAAATTATAGCAAAAAATGTTAAAGTTTTAGTTATCGATAATAGATTGTTAAAATCTTTTTATATGAAAACCTATAACTGCATTATTATTGACGACGAAGAATATGCTATCAAATGGCTTAGCGAATATGTAAAATCACTTCCTTACCTTAGGTTGATACATTCCTTTCAGAATCCCGTTACAGCCCTAACTTTTCTATCGGGCGAGGAATACGTAGACTTGATAATTCTTGATATTAAAATGCCTTTGATATCGGGTATCGATCTATCCCAAAAAATCAGATGTAAAACCAAGAAGCTTGTTTTTAGTACGGCTCATAGAGATTTTGCCTATGACGCGTTCGAGGTTCAAGCTGACGGCTATTTATTGAAACCTTATAGTCTTTCAAAGTTTGCCAGCACCATTGGCGCCCTCTTTCCTAAAGAATTGGCAAAGCAACCTAAAGCGCCAGGAGACGATTTTTTTTTTGCGAAGAACAAGAATGATGAACTTAGACAAGTCAAAATTTTCATAAAGGACATTATAGCTGTAGAAAGCAAACAAAATTATGTGATGATTTATACGACCTTTAATCAGGTGCTTACACACTTAACCCTTTCGCAAATGTCGAGTATATTGAAAAATTATGAAGGTTTTGCACAATTTCAACGTAGTTTTATTATATCAAAATATTATATTGAATCTATACATGGAAATACGTTAAAAATGACAGGCGGAAAACTGGAGATTACAGTTGGAGACTACTACAAAAAAGACTTTGCTGCCTTTCTTTCTGATAAAGTTTTAAAATGCAGGACATAAATAAATGTCCTGCAATAAATTTTTACTTTTTAACAAATAAAACCCCGGTCACCGTGGAAGTGATCATAGTTGTTGTAGGATCAGTCTCATTTGATGAACGACTAACCGAGTTTGCATTACTAAATGCAAATAATTTGGTTCTGGAAATTTTGAAGTGTTTTTTTTTCATGTTTTTTTTGGTTAAAGATGTTATCTAATATGAACTTTTGTAAAATTTTATGACAGAAAGGACAAAATTGTACTCAAAGACAATTAAAATGGGGATAAAGACTGCTAATGAATGGTTTAACAGATATAAGGTTCATTTAATATCATGGACTCTCTTCATTATATGGGAAAGTGTAGTAATCGGACTTTCTTCCGGGATTTTTGGACATCCGGTAACTTATATTACACACTATACATTAATCATCCTACTGTTTTATACCCATTCAATATTTACCTGGCCAATCGCATTAGCCAAGCCGAAACATGCGGTAT
Proteins encoded in this region:
- a CDS encoding LytTR family DNA-binding domain-containing protein gives rise to the protein MIKINLIAKMLNCIIIDDEQFAVDALLKYIKLVPRISVIGVYLKPEAALDKVDSHQSIDIIFMDIDMPNISGIELAGLLRSKTKRLIFTTSHSRYAFDAYEVAGDSFLLKPYTFVKFAATIDRLFPIIPGSKITENHFLVKNKDENLRIVKVAYDDVIAFESIHNYVKIHMIENRILTVYLTLADIKELTQKRKEFKQFHRAFIISTEHINYIEGSSIYLNNNLKISIGETYRENFLNYLSFQLVKTTRNKH
- a CDS encoding LytTR family DNA-binding domain-containing protein; protein product: MKTYNCIIIDDEEYAIKWLSEYVKSLPYLRLIHSFQNPVTALTFLSGEEYVDLIILDIKMPLISGIDLSQKIRCKTKKLVFSTAHRDFAYDAFEVQADGYLLKPYSLSKFASTIGALFPKELAKQPKAPGDDFFFAKNKNDELRQVKIFIKDIIAVESKQNYVMIYTTFNQVLTHLTLSQMSSILKNYEGFAQFQRSFIISKYYIESIHGNTLKMTGGKLEITVGDYYKKDFAAFLSDKVLKCRT